A genomic stretch from Chitinophaga agri includes:
- a CDS encoding thiamine pyrophosphate-binding protein → MATQQMTQATSQSSDAVIEHAFGQATRWTRDYVFDILRDLGIHYIFGVPGTNEIPIIDGTSYPENEVRYIECLHENIAIGAAMGSARMTGKPGVLVVHVTPGIAHCIGNLFNAYRAHVPLVILCCQQQNELVTQEPLLASNLVDLARQYTKWAHEVRTPDEIPLVLQRAFKEAMAPPNGPVFVSIPWDFTMVAIEDEDRIKGVTRISPHFTGDDASIRQAASILSAAKNPVIVAGDAVGYADAWKELQELAELLGAPVVLQTFSSLANFPNDDYHWQGELPGSQAGVRGVFDDHDVAFLVGFGAQAQLAVYKYSDGPLFPPELKQVYLTNNTWDIAKNYYGEAAVFGDIKATLPILNGYVKPNPPVGAAARNEEMRALSVKRAADWDAYLLKAMEQEEIWSVVIAKALKEEIEERELVDNFVYVHEAVSDGAPFQYYLPFNTNGAKPVSYYCVSGGSLGWSMPASLGIKLENASSQGTGTKLVINAVGDGSSLFYPQTYWTAAHEQLPILYIITNNQEYHTLQLGLEQVVAAYGSAPGYGWKPKTDNPPYLRLERPKFDFVSLAKAFGGEHGEVVKTPAEVKAAVKRGIEHVLTHNTSFILDMRIAGSTPTAPSTSDTSSAQHAQQPAVNYVHQASIREKLHATGSGHIPSNVPSFF, encoded by the coding sequence ATGGCAACACAACAAATGACTCAGGCTACGAGCCAGAGCAGCGACGCTGTGATCGAACATGCGTTCGGACAGGCTACCCGCTGGACCCGCGACTATGTATTCGATATCCTCAGGGACCTGGGTATCCATTACATTTTCGGCGTACCTGGAACCAATGAAATTCCTATTATTGATGGTACCTCTTACCCGGAAAATGAAGTACGCTATATAGAGTGTCTTCATGAGAACATTGCCATTGGCGCAGCAATGGGATCTGCCCGGATGACAGGCAAACCTGGTGTACTGGTCGTGCACGTTACACCTGGCATTGCCCATTGCATCGGCAACCTGTTCAATGCTTACCGTGCCCATGTCCCACTGGTGATCCTCTGTTGTCAGCAGCAGAATGAACTCGTGACCCAGGAGCCATTACTGGCATCCAATCTGGTAGACCTTGCCCGGCAGTACACCAAATGGGCGCACGAAGTGCGTACGCCCGATGAGATCCCGTTGGTACTGCAACGTGCGTTTAAAGAAGCCATGGCACCTCCTAATGGCCCTGTGTTCGTATCCATTCCATGGGATTTTACCATGGTGGCTATCGAGGATGAAGACAGGATTAAAGGCGTGACCCGTATATCTCCGCATTTCACCGGAGATGACGCGTCTATCAGACAGGCAGCCAGCATTCTTTCAGCAGCTAAAAACCCGGTGATTGTAGCTGGCGACGCTGTTGGTTATGCAGATGCCTGGAAGGAATTACAGGAACTGGCGGAGCTGCTGGGTGCCCCCGTCGTCTTACAGACCTTCAGCAGTCTGGCGAACTTCCCTAACGACGACTATCACTGGCAGGGCGAGTTGCCCGGTAGCCAGGCGGGTGTCCGGGGTGTGTTCGATGATCACGATGTCGCATTCCTGGTCGGATTTGGCGCTCAGGCGCAGCTGGCGGTATACAAGTATTCCGACGGCCCGTTATTCCCTCCTGAACTGAAACAGGTGTACCTGACCAACAATACCTGGGATATCGCGAAGAACTACTACGGAGAGGCGGCCGTCTTCGGTGATATTAAAGCAACACTGCCCATCCTGAACGGGTATGTCAAGCCCAATCCTCCGGTGGGCGCGGCCGCCAGGAATGAAGAGATGCGGGCATTGTCTGTGAAGAGAGCGGCAGACTGGGACGCCTATCTGCTGAAAGCGATGGAGCAGGAGGAGATCTGGTCTGTAGTGATCGCGAAAGCATTGAAAGAAGAAATTGAAGAAAGGGAACTGGTGGACAACTTTGTATATGTGCATGAAGCGGTATCTGATGGTGCTCCCTTTCAGTATTATCTGCCCTTCAATACCAACGGTGCTAAACCTGTCAGTTACTATTGTGTATCGGGAGGTTCTTTAGGCTGGTCAATGCCGGCATCCCTGGGTATCAAACTCGAAAATGCTTCGTCACAGGGAACAGGTACAAAGCTGGTGATCAATGCAGTGGGAGACGGTTCTTCACTGTTCTATCCGCAAACCTACTGGACTGCCGCACATGAGCAACTGCCTATCCTGTATATCATCACCAATAACCAGGAATATCATACCCTGCAACTGGGGCTGGAACAGGTAGTGGCCGCTTATGGCAGCGCACCAGGTTATGGCTGGAAACCCAAAACGGATAACCCGCCATACCTGCGTCTCGAAAGACCTAAATTCGACTTTGTATCACTGGCAAAAGCATTTGGCGGTGAGCATGGTGAAGTCGTAAAAACACCGGCGGAAGTAAAGGCGGCGGTTAAACGCGGTATTGAACATGTACTCACGCACAACACTTCTTTTATACTTGATATGAGAATAGCGGGCAGTACGCCGACAGCGCCATCCACATCTGACACCAGCTCAGCACAACACGCTCAGCAACCGGCAGTGAATTATGTACATCAGGCATCAATAAGAGAAAAGCTGCACGCTACCGGTAGCGGACACATTCCATCCAACGTTCCTTCATTCTTCTAA
- a CDS encoding MFS transporter — protein MHNHPFFLHPLISVPLLLVVIIVASFVLDKDEPIVQRKFPDIPSAIALVISILCLTWATELLIAPAMNATRIIGALTVMVAANFYLRRRLTTQPAPLLNLQLFTIPSVRMGNTLFVLLGVLFVGYQFIMSYLLQQHVGYAAAAAGLMMMPANILAVLLARLVLPLLSKRWPVRKIALAGALSMILGVSCLIIGVECHSFFTLLTGGFFIAGIGMITCYNSYSVMAMEEVPADQLEGLY, from the coding sequence TTGCATAATCACCCCTTCTTTCTCCATCCGCTGATAAGTGTACCATTGTTACTGGTAGTGATCATTGTCGCCAGCTTTGTACTGGATAAGGACGAACCTATTGTTCAGCGTAAATTCCCGGATATTCCGTCGGCGATCGCACTTGTCATATCCATTCTATGCCTCACCTGGGCAACGGAGTTGCTGATTGCCCCTGCAATGAATGCGACCAGGATCATCGGCGCACTGACAGTCATGGTGGCCGCAAATTTCTACCTGCGTAGACGACTGACCACACAACCTGCTCCACTACTTAACCTGCAACTGTTCACCATACCATCCGTACGCATGGGAAATACCCTGTTCGTGCTGCTGGGCGTATTGTTCGTTGGCTATCAGTTTATCATGAGTTACCTGCTGCAACAGCACGTCGGTTACGCTGCCGCGGCAGCCGGATTGATGATGATGCCTGCCAATATACTCGCCGTATTACTGGCCCGTCTGGTCCTTCCTCTACTGTCGAAGCGATGGCCTGTAAGAAAGATAGCCCTGGCCGGAGCGCTTTCTATGATACTGGGCGTGAGTTGTCTGATCATTGGGGTAGAGTGTCATAGTTTCTTTACCCTGCTGACCGGTGGTTTCTTTATTGCCGGTATCGGTATGATCACTTGTTATAATAGCTATTCTGTAATGGCAATGGAAGAAGTACCAGCGGACCAGTTAGAAGGGCTGTATTAA
- a CDS encoding Lrp/AsnC family transcriptional regulator produces MQYGALLNAKKVGKGIIALCQVTIKKQNREDVQVFVNKILSFEEVTECYVVAGDLDYSLKIVTTSMEAYHHFFINKLNPIDIIIQTRSTFVMDVVKQTHVIV; encoded by the coding sequence ATGCAATATGGCGCTTTGCTGAACGCCAAGAAGGTAGGCAAGGGTATTATTGCATTATGCCAGGTCACTATCAAAAAGCAGAACCGGGAGGATGTTCAGGTATTTGTCAATAAGATCCTGTCGTTCGAAGAAGTCACGGAATGTTATGTAGTAGCGGGCGATTTAGACTATTCACTGAAGATAGTCACCACATCGATGGAAGCCTATCATCATTTTTTCATCAATAAACTAAACCCGATAGATATAATCATTCAGACCAGGAGCACCTTTGTGATGGATGTTGTCAAGCAAACGCATGTGATCGTTTAA
- a CDS encoding DUF4231 domain-containing protein, producing the protein MKIKELADNDFLYRDIESRIDSIKRKKLTYTTLYRTTKVLTIIAGASITVLTGWKISGGSIPGSDNVVLIISAVVTVFAAVEGVFNFRDKGRSYDALLFDLRRLRDRICYDFTKGTELYTANKDTHFDEYQRILQSQKSIIEEYDGGED; encoded by the coding sequence ATGAAAATTAAGGAGCTAGCCGATAACGATTTTTTATATCGGGATATTGAATCCAGAATAGATAGTATAAAGCGTAAGAAACTGACCTATACGACCTTATACCGGACTACGAAGGTGCTGACCATCATTGCCGGTGCTTCTATTACCGTTTTAACCGGCTGGAAAATAAGTGGTGGCAGTATACCCGGAAGCGATAATGTAGTATTGATCATTAGTGCGGTCGTTACGGTATTTGCAGCTGTGGAAGGGGTGTTCAATTTCAGGGATAAGGGCAGGAGCTATGATGCACTCTTATTTGATCTGCGGAGATTGCGTGACCGTATATGTTATGATTTTACAAAGGGAACAGAGCTGTACACGGCCAATAAGGATACCCATTTTGATGAATATCAGCGGATCCTGCAATCCCAGAAATCAATCATTGAAGAGTATGACGGGGGGGAGGACTAG
- the pdxR gene encoding MocR-like pyridoxine biosynthesis transcription factor PdxR encodes MLDVMLLQIDRSASPAVYEQLANGLIKLIRNGVLKPGTKLPSIRQMAAALDIHPRTVVAAYEEMSAQDWIYSKPRSGMVVSENLPDLKPRTFRSTLPAVLQKPAAKEQDPHRKYKYVINDGFPDHRIAPVEQLLKLQRQAFYDDDAERYSMYTDVRGSVRLRNVLSGHLSNSRGIVMTPDMLLLTRGAQMAIYVAAAALIKPGDEVLVGDPGYRLATAVFEQLGARITYIPVDTEGIDVDLIEKACRRKFRLLYIVPHHHHPTTVTLSAARRMKLLSLIRKYKFYTIEDDYDYEFHYTHRPILPLASAEHEGHVLYIGSITKNLAASMRLGYLVAGDAFIHRAAAIKKLMDLRGDLLFEEALAAMFEDGTMHRHIRKSLKLYQERRDLFCALLERELGEYISFKVPDGGMAVWVQFTRKVKLSVIAEKAAAAGLKMSDGSSYDAAGKQLNGLRMGFAAMNEREMKKVVAILRKILESS; translated from the coding sequence ATGTTAGATGTCATGTTACTGCAGATAGACCGGAGCGCTTCACCCGCTGTGTATGAGCAGCTGGCTAACGGTCTGATAAAGCTGATCAGGAATGGTGTGCTGAAGCCGGGTACGAAATTGCCGTCTATCCGCCAGATGGCAGCTGCATTAGATATACATCCCAGGACAGTTGTAGCCGCATATGAGGAGATGTCAGCGCAGGACTGGATTTACAGTAAGCCCCGTTCAGGCATGGTCGTTTCTGAGAACCTCCCTGATCTCAAACCACGTACCTTCCGGAGTACTTTACCTGCCGTTTTACAGAAGCCGGCAGCGAAAGAACAGGACCCGCACAGGAAGTATAAATATGTGATCAATGATGGATTCCCGGACCACCGTATTGCGCCAGTAGAGCAACTGCTGAAGCTACAGCGCCAGGCTTTTTATGATGATGATGCGGAACGTTATTCCATGTATACGGATGTCAGGGGAAGTGTACGGTTGCGTAATGTACTTTCCGGGCATTTAAGCAACTCCAGGGGCATTGTGATGACACCTGACATGCTGTTGCTGACCCGGGGCGCCCAGATGGCTATTTATGTGGCAGCTGCGGCGCTTATAAAACCGGGAGATGAGGTATTGGTAGGTGATCCTGGTTACAGGCTGGCCACTGCCGTATTTGAACAGCTGGGGGCACGCATCACCTATATTCCGGTTGATACTGAAGGAATAGATGTGGATCTGATCGAAAAGGCCTGTAGAAGAAAATTCCGGCTGTTGTATATTGTGCCACACCACCATCATCCAACAACGGTCACCCTAAGTGCCGCCAGGAGAATGAAGTTATTGTCATTGATCAGGAAGTATAAATTCTATACGATAGAGGATGACTATGATTATGAGTTTCATTATACCCATCGCCCTATATTACCGCTGGCCAGTGCAGAGCATGAGGGGCATGTATTGTACATTGGATCGATCACGAAGAACCTGGCCGCCTCTATGCGACTGGGTTACCTGGTGGCTGGCGATGCATTTATTCATCGTGCCGCTGCTATTAAGAAGCTGATGGACCTGCGTGGAGATCTGCTGTTTGAAGAGGCCTTAGCCGCTATGTTTGAAGATGGCACGATGCACCGGCATATCAGGAAGTCACTTAAACTGTATCAGGAGCGGCGCGATCTTTTTTGTGCGCTGCTGGAGAGGGAATTAGGGGAGTATATTTCATTTAAAGTGCCTGATGGCGGGATGGCTGTCTGGGTACAGTTCACCAGAAAGGTAAAGCTGTCTGTAATAGCAGAAAAGGCGGCCGCTGCCGGATTGAAAATGTCCGACGGCTCATCTTATGATGCGGCGGGTAAACAATTAAATGGACTGCGGATGGGGTTTGCGGCTATGAATGAGCGGGAGATGAAGAAAGTGGTGGCTATTCTCAGGAAGATATTAGAGAGCTCCTGA
- a CDS encoding carboxymuconolactone decarboxylase family protein has product MGTRTFLSVNQPDLHKKMVDLDKAINESGIDKWHHELIKISASLFNGCAFCVDKHTQDALELGIPGRKIMLIPVWLEATKHFSAEEQLILRLTKAVTFIHEHGIEDELYDSCKTTFGEAYTANLIVAATIINAWNRVGVSFQLQPKF; this is encoded by the coding sequence ATGGGAACAAGAACATTTCTCAGCGTCAATCAGCCAGACCTGCATAAAAAAATGGTTGACCTTGATAAAGCAATAAACGAGTCTGGCATAGATAAATGGCACCATGAACTGATCAAGATCAGCGCCTCTCTCTTCAACGGTTGCGCGTTCTGTGTGGACAAACATACGCAGGATGCACTGGAACTGGGTATCCCCGGCAGGAAGATCATGCTGATCCCTGTATGGCTGGAAGCCACCAAACATTTCAGCGCAGAGGAACAACTGATCCTAAGACTAACAAAGGCAGTCACGTTCATACATGAACATGGCATCGAAGATGAGTTGTATGACAGCTGCAAAACTACCTTCGGAGAAGCATACACCGCGAACCTGATCGTGGCAGCTACCATCATTAATGCGTGGAACAGAGTGGGTGTATCCTTCCAGCTGCAACCAAAATTCTGA
- a CDS encoding FMN-dependent NADH-azoreductase — MKVLHIDSSIRGERSVSKELSAFFMHSLQSRFGELPVDYLDLSVNTPSHPSALFVQGNYTLAEDRTPEMEAALEESEALVDRLHQADIYVIGMPMYNFSVPSNVKVFIDNIVRINRTFRKQDNHYEGLLKNKKVYIISSRGADFNDGHMLANGMDQLQPYLEKVFGFLGLDNLTFINVSPTQFSGQEARIQAIENARVRISHIVQTI; from the coding sequence ATGAAAGTATTACATATCGACAGCAGCATTCGTGGCGAACGTTCCGTATCAAAAGAACTCTCTGCCTTCTTTATGCACTCACTACAATCCAGGTTCGGTGAACTACCGGTAGACTACCTGGATCTATCTGTCAATACTCCCTCTCACCCATCAGCCCTGTTCGTACAAGGTAACTACACCCTGGCGGAAGACAGGACACCTGAAATGGAAGCAGCACTGGAAGAATCAGAGGCGCTGGTAGACCGATTACACCAGGCAGACATCTACGTGATAGGTATGCCCATGTATAACTTTTCTGTTCCGTCCAACGTCAAAGTCTTTATTGACAATATCGTACGTATCAACAGGACATTCAGAAAGCAGGATAACCACTACGAAGGATTACTAAAAAACAAAAAGGTCTATATCATTAGCTCCCGGGGTGCAGATTTCAATGACGGCCATATGCTGGCCAACGGCATGGATCAGCTACAGCCCTACCTGGAAAAGGTATTCGGCTTTCTCGGACTGGACAACCTGACGTTTATTAATGTGTCTCCGACACAATTTTCAGGTCAGGAAGCCAGGATACAGGCTATTGAAAATGCGAGAGTACGCATCTCCCATATTGTGCAAACAATTTAA
- a CDS encoding GNAT family N-acetyltransferase: MEIRTATTQEDLISCQQALLAFRTHLEPAHYLDTMEAVINDGYQLAFISGDNGSAAGIVGYRYINMLRTGKTIYIDDLFVLPEYRGKGYAIQLLAHIRRIAEANQVKQVHLDSGYQLNPAHRLYLNQGFILNCLHFAYSV; the protein is encoded by the coding sequence ATGGAAATAAGAACGGCGACGACACAGGAAGATCTGATCAGCTGTCAGCAGGCATTACTGGCATTCCGTACACACCTGGAACCAGCGCATTACCTGGATACCATGGAGGCTGTCATCAATGATGGCTATCAGCTGGCATTCATAAGTGGAGATAACGGGTCTGCCGCAGGCATTGTGGGATACAGATACATCAATATGCTACGTACCGGCAAGACCATCTACATTGACGATCTGTTTGTATTACCTGAATACCGAGGAAAAGGCTATGCGATACAATTGCTTGCTCATATCAGGCGAATAGCAGAAGCGAATCAGGTTAAGCAGGTACACCTTGACAGTGGCTATCAGCTGAATCCAGCTCACCGCTTATATCTCAATCAGGGATTCATCCTTAACTGCCTCCATTTCGCCTATTCGGTCTGA
- a CDS encoding beta-1,3-glucanase family protein, translated as MKVRPFFSLVRAYCAHLVLVLSLAVSANSQVQAQSAVPFTLSNNSVYADANVYVAVVGIINDNHVWINPKTGAVNLMNAANNTVPGPVINGNMGPGGNGLYANCFARLSEIPGKTISIPGIEGCRILISFNSQLFLYFFGASGAPSGYAAPNLANPTDPNQGIRFETIELANAPNGLWANTTRVDSYQYPMGLEVWGNGNFYKKVGEFIPHSQILSLWQSTAPADFAGCYESANGIIKFPSKTSAFMSGAQANYFGAYIDAIWSKYQSGDLVFNAGDAGVWRGRVTGSVFTFTRASDGKTGTIARKPTNTEAMEGSGVLASGGPLDKVVQAQLCAAINRHAIDLTLSTGVTQDLGTASKYYQTSPYNWYSKFWHRSDISLNGLAYGFCYDDVYDHSSTVNASSPIRATVTIGGFAGATPTGPVTVYKDCNYTGYAVALNPGTYTLSQLNALGILNDDISSLKVTAGYKVTLYQNDNFTGASLVLTEDDACLVDNSWNDLTTSLKVERTSSSTVIQAENYTYMSGVDVEATTDAGGGQNVGWIEAGDWMAYDITIPTTGTYVISYRVATPNSNTSLRLEKDAGTTQLGTVTLPNTGGWQIWGNASHTVTLPAGTYSVGIATTTGGFNLNYFSITSASGARVAVQPSKAAADNSVLLTPNPVHEQLYIKGNEKIKALGIYDVSGHEVLKVKNPANTIGVSKLVPGIYIITIEHKDGSQKKVKIFKQ; from the coding sequence ATGAAAGTCAGACCTTTCTTTTCCCTCGTCAGGGCCTATTGTGCCCATCTGGTCCTGGTGCTCTCTTTAGCCGTATCAGCTAATAGTCAGGTACAGGCACAATCCGCAGTCCCATTTACATTGTCTAACAACTCTGTATATGCAGATGCCAATGTTTATGTCGCGGTAGTCGGTATCATCAATGATAACCACGTCTGGATCAATCCGAAAACAGGCGCGGTCAATCTGATGAATGCCGCTAACAACACCGTACCCGGTCCCGTTATCAATGGTAATATGGGGCCCGGCGGTAATGGTTTGTACGCGAACTGTTTTGCCCGGTTGAGTGAGATCCCCGGTAAAACGATCAGTATCCCCGGTATTGAAGGCTGCCGTATCCTGATCTCTTTCAACTCACAGCTGTTTCTTTACTTCTTCGGTGCATCCGGTGCGCCCAGTGGGTATGCAGCACCTAACCTGGCCAATCCTACCGATCCCAATCAGGGTATCCGGTTCGAAACCATTGAGCTGGCCAATGCCCCCAACGGACTCTGGGCAAACACGACCCGTGTAGACAGTTACCAGTATCCTATGGGGCTTGAGGTATGGGGCAATGGCAATTTCTACAAAAAAGTGGGCGAGTTCATTCCCCACAGCCAGATCCTCTCCTTGTGGCAGTCGACAGCCCCTGCGGACTTTGCAGGCTGTTATGAGTCTGCCAACGGCATTATTAAGTTCCCTTCGAAAACGAGCGCTTTCATGAGCGGTGCACAGGCAAACTACTTCGGTGCCTACATCGATGCGATCTGGTCAAAGTACCAAAGCGGTGACCTGGTATTCAATGCCGGTGATGCCGGTGTATGGAGAGGCCGTGTAACTGGTAGCGTGTTCACCTTTACCAGGGCGTCCGACGGAAAAACCGGCACCATCGCCCGTAAACCTACCAATACTGAAGCTATGGAAGGCAGTGGTGTACTGGCCAGCGGCGGACCATTGGATAAAGTGGTTCAGGCACAGCTATGTGCGGCGATTAACCGACATGCTATTGACCTGACACTGTCAACGGGTGTTACACAGGACCTGGGCACTGCATCAAAGTATTATCAGACCTCTCCCTACAACTGGTACAGTAAGTTCTGGCATCGCAGTGACATCAGTTTAAACGGTCTGGCATATGGCTTTTGTTACGATGACGTATATGATCATTCCTCTACAGTGAATGCCTCCTCTCCGATCAGGGCAACCGTTACCATCGGCGGCTTTGCAGGAGCAACACCCACAGGCCCGGTAACCGTCTACAAAGACTGTAACTATACCGGTTATGCCGTTGCACTGAACCCTGGCACCTATACACTGAGCCAGCTGAATGCCCTGGGCATCCTCAATGATGATATCTCTTCACTGAAGGTAACGGCAGGATACAAAGTGACCCTTTATCAGAATGATAACTTCACCGGTGCATCGCTTGTGCTCACAGAAGATGATGCCTGTCTGGTAGACAATAGCTGGAACGATCTTACCACATCATTAAAGGTAGAGCGTACATCTTCCTCCACTGTTATTCAGGCAGAGAACTATACCTATATGTCGGGTGTCGATGTGGAAGCTACTACAGACGCCGGCGGCGGACAAAACGTAGGCTGGATCGAAGCCGGCGACTGGATGGCGTATGATATCACCATTCCCACGACAGGTACCTATGTGATCAGTTACCGCGTAGCTACACCGAACAGCAATACATCCCTCCGACTGGAAAAAGATGCCGGTACCACGCAACTGGGCACCGTCACACTTCCAAATACAGGCGGCTGGCAAATCTGGGGCAACGCGTCTCATACAGTTACGCTGCCTGCGGGTACCTACAGTGTGGGTATTGCCACCACTACCGGTGGATTCAATCTCAACTACTTCAGCATCACCAGTGCGTCAGGTGCACGTGTTGCAGTACAGCCATCAAAAGCAGCGGCTGACAATTCCGTGCTGCTGACACCTAATCCTGTACATGAGCAGCTGTACATCAAAGGGAATGAAAAAATAAAAGCGCTCGGCATTTATGACGTGAGTGGGCATGAAGTATTAAAGGTAAAAAATCCAGCTAATACTATTGGTGTGAGCAAGCTTGTACCGGGTATTTATATTATTACGATCGAGCATAAAGATGGCTCACAGAAAAAAGTGAAGATATTCAAACAATAG
- a CDS encoding MFS transporter produces MLQSATARRKKIATILAFISIPLSGFVTDIYLPSFPSMAKELKAEESSIQLTLTCFFISYGISQLLVGSLLDSIGRFKPAMYALGALITTSVLIGFTGNIQLICLLRVLQGIAVAFVVISKRAFFVDMYSGDKLKNYLSYFTIIWSCGPIIAPFLGGYLQKYFHWQANFWFLAVYAVLMLIFELIYSGETIAERKPFDMGRIKSNYGMALGNLNFVLGIITLGLAYSVVMVFNVGGPFVIENGFHFNSIVTGYCTLILGFSWMIGGIIGKRMIGVDFARKITIACSLQLLLIVVLMFVGYQYPVLWCFMFFAFIIHICSGFLYNVHFTDSMLFFPQHAGMTAGLLGGLVYVITSFSSFILSQTGRMGTHHDIVIRYLVISMILSAIVWFAVSRRKAAARVAGAVAA; encoded by the coding sequence ATGTTACAAAGTGCAACAGCAAGAAGAAAGAAGATCGCGACCATTCTGGCGTTTATTTCAATTCCGCTATCGGGATTTGTTACAGATATTTATTTGCCCTCTTTCCCATCCATGGCCAAAGAGCTGAAGGCGGAAGAAAGTAGTATACAGCTTACCCTCACCTGTTTCTTTATAAGTTATGGTATCTCCCAGTTACTGGTTGGTAGCTTACTGGACAGTATAGGCCGTTTTAAGCCCGCTATGTACGCTTTAGGTGCGCTGATCACCACATCGGTGCTGATAGGCTTTACCGGCAATATACAGTTGATTTGTCTGCTAAGGGTACTACAGGGTATCGCAGTTGCCTTCGTGGTGATATCCAAACGTGCATTCTTCGTGGATATGTACAGCGGAGATAAGCTGAAGAACTACCTGAGCTACTTTACCATCATATGGTCCTGCGGACCGATCATAGCGCCCTTTCTGGGTGGTTACCTGCAAAAGTACTTCCACTGGCAGGCCAACTTCTGGTTCCTGGCTGTATACGCGGTGTTAATGCTGATATTCGAACTGATATATAGTGGAGAGACGATTGCCGAGCGTAAGCCGTTTGATATGGGCAGAATAAAGAGCAACTATGGCATGGCGCTGGGGAATCTCAATTTCGTACTCGGCATCATCACCCTGGGACTGGCCTACTCTGTCGTAATGGTATTTAACGTAGGTGGCCCGTTCGTTATCGAGAATGGCTTCCATTTCAATTCAATCGTAACCGGTTACTGTACTTTAATACTCGGTTTCTCCTGGATGATCGGTGGTATTATAGGCAAGCGTATGATAGGTGTCGACTTCGCGCGTAAGATCACGATCGCCTGTTCACTACAGCTGTTACTGATCGTTGTGCTGATGTTTGTAGGATATCAGTACCCTGTACTGTGGTGTTTTATGTTCTTTGCCTTTATCATCCATATCTGTTCGGGTTTCCTGTATAATGTACACTTTACGGACAGCATGTTATTCTTTCCGCAACATGCAGGTATGACAGCTGGTCTCCTCGGCGGACTGGTATATGTGATCACGTCGTTTTCCAGCTTTATCTTGTCGCAGACAGGCAGAATGGGCACACATCATGATATCGTGATCCGTTACCTGGTGATATCGATGATCCTGAGTGCGATTGTGTGGTTTGCGGTGAGCAGAAGGAAAGCAGCGGCAAGGGTAGCGGGAGCGGTGGCTGCCTAG
- a CDS encoding helix-turn-helix domain-containing protein — MSQQLETLTDFYRERSFISFPFSTEDLGKGKSHFNVNTRKYCNFKTPYNRRDFYKITLIYGKGELNYGGNSIIIDRPAILLPCPSVPYSWTCLSGEQDGYYCLFNQEFFNEHYQFDIFKRSPLFKPWSEPVIFLDEKQRALLHGYFEQMMEMAHSEYPYKYEALRNLVCLVMHSFLVDNAVAQSQSQGNELSASSRLLKSFDELLHQQFPLDSPADPLTMRTPADFASALNVHVNHLNHVVKSITGQTTTTIIKSRILEEAKTLLLNTQWDISQVGYCLGFEDPAHFNNFFKKAAGMTPLQFRHTRLMPVI, encoded by the coding sequence ATGAGCCAGCAGTTGGAGACGTTAACGGATTTTTACCGGGAAAGGTCCTTTATAAGCTTCCCTTTCAGCACAGAAGATCTTGGCAAGGGAAAGTCTCATTTTAATGTAAATACCCGCAAATATTGCAATTTTAAGACGCCTTACAACAGGAGGGACTTCTATAAGATCACACTCATCTACGGCAAAGGCGAATTGAACTACGGAGGTAATTCAATTATCATTGACCGGCCGGCCATATTATTACCATGCCCCTCAGTTCCTTATTCCTGGACCTGTCTTTCCGGAGAGCAGGATGGCTATTACTGCCTCTTTAACCAGGAGTTTTTCAACGAGCATTACCAGTTTGATATATTTAAGCGATCTCCGTTATTTAAGCCATGGAGTGAGCCCGTAATCTTCCTGGATGAAAAGCAGCGGGCTTTGCTGCATGGTTATTTTGAGCAGATGATGGAGATGGCGCATAGTGAATACCCCTATAAGTATGAGGCACTGCGCAACCTGGTATGCCTGGTCATGCATTCCTTCCTGGTAGACAATGCTGTGGCGCAGTCTCAGTCCCAGGGCAATGAGCTCTCCGCCTCCTCCCGCTTACTGAAATCATTTGACGAGCTGTTACATCAGCAGTTTCCACTGGACTCTCCGGCTGACCCGTTAACGATGAGGACGCCTGCGGATTTTGCCAGCGCATTGAATGTGCATGTGAATCACCTGAACCATGTGGTGAAGAGTATTACGGGACAAACCACCACCACCATTATCAAAAGCCGTATTCTCGAAGAGGCAAAGACGTTACTGCTTAACACGCAATGGGACATCTCCCAGGTGGGCTATTGTCTTGGTTTTGAAGATCCTGCGCATTTTAACAACTTCTTTAAGAAGGCAGCAGGCATGACGCCCTTGCAGTTCAGACATACCAGATTGATGCCGGTTATTTGA